From the genome of Actinomycetes bacterium:
AGCCGTGCCCATACCCTCTTGAAACGCACGCCGTTCCACCCCCTACGGGAACCGACCTGGACAGCCGGAACCATAGGCGTGGAGCGGCGTGCAGTCATGGAAGCCCAGCTCAGGCCACCCACGGATCAGTCAGAAGAGCCCGGAATTGGCGGACCCGTCGGCGCGTGCCGTGGTGGCTCCAGCTCGTCCTGAGCCTTGCCGCCATTGTGTCGGCGTGGTGCTTGCCGCGAACGCGCAGGCGAAGATCCAGCTGCTTGCTGGCCTGGCGGCGGTCGGCCTCATCGTGGCGGATGCCCTTCGGCTGGCCAGCTCTCGCGATGCCGGCCGCGGCTGGGTGGAGCTGGCGCTCAGGGTCCTGCTGGTGAGGTTGGGTGTCGGTTGGTAGTCGTCGAGGCGTTGACCTCATGAAAGAAAGGAGTCCAAGTGGACTCAACTAGAAAGAGTGCACTCGTTACGGGCGTATTCTTCGTTATTACCTTTATCGCCGCGATCGCAGGGCTTGTTCTCTACGGCCCTGTGCAGGACGGTACGCCGAACCTTGAGAACCGCATAGCGCGCGAACGGCAAGCGAGACCCGCCTTACGAGGAGCTGGGCCGCGACAACTTCCTCCTCAGGCACGCAACGGAGGGCTACAAGCGATGAGTCCTCCGCCAGGTCGAGCGCCTCGGTCGCAAAATTGACCCTCCAACCGCTCGCCGAGCCCGCAGAGGAGGCGCCGCAGGGGATTTCACCTCAGTCAATTCGCGTCACAACGGTCGGACTACACTTGGTGACGCTACCGGAAACCGGAAGGGCCAGTCATGAAGGCGTTCATCTATGAGAAGTACGGGCCGCCGGAGACGCTTCGGATGGCGGAGGTCGACAAGCCTGCGCCGAACGCCGATGAAGTCCTGGTGAAGGTGCTGGCAGGATCCGTCAATGCAGCGGACTGGCATTCCATGCGCGGCAAGCCCCTGTTCTCGCGCGCCACCCTGGGCTTGCTGCGGCCGAAACACAAGATCCTCGGCGTCGACATTGCCGGGCAGGTGGAGGCGGTCGGCAGCGGCGTCACTCGGTTCAAGCCCGGCGACGAGGTCTATGCCAATCTCTTGGAACATGGTTACGGCGGCTTTGCCGAATACGTTGCGGTGCCGGTTGATGCTATGTCGTTGAGGCCGGCGAACCTGTCGTTCGAGGAAGCGGCTGCCGTTCCGATGGCGGCGGTCACCGCACTCCAGGGCCTTCGCCACCACGGAGACATCCAGCCCGTTCAGAAGGTGCTGATCAATGGCGCTTCCGGCGGCGTCGGCACCTTTGCGGTCCAGATCGCCAAATCCTACGGGGCCGAGGTGACCGGCGTGACCAGCCCCCAGAACATCGACCTGGTCCGTTCGCTCGGGGCCGATCAGGTCGTCGACTACACGACGACCGACGTCGTCGGTGGTGGGCGGCGCTACGACCTCATCCTCGACACGGTCGGGAACCGATCGGTGCCCGATCTCAGAGGTGCGCTTGCCGAGGGCGGCAGGGCCGCCGTCACCGGGTTCACCAGCGTGGCGAAGCTGATAGGCGTTTCGCTGCGCGGCGGCGCCGGGCCAGGGGAAGGTGGTCGTGGGGGTGGCGTAAGGATATCGCCATGGTGTCGGCGCACGTAGCCGCCAGGGATCTGGAGCTCCTTTCGGAGCTGATTGAGGCCGGCAAGGTGCGCCCGCAGATCGACCGGCGCTATCCGTCCGCCGAAATCCCCGCAGCGATCGCCTACCTGGAACAAGGCCACGCCAGGGGGAAGGTGGTCGTGGGGGTGGCGTGAGGCATCCCCCGTCGTCCGCCCCCTTAGGACGTACCTCCCTGAGTAGTCCTCCAGGATTCCGGCAATGATCGGTGAGTGACAAGACGCCATGCGTTGAAATGTGGGAATGGCGGCGAAGCCGCAGGTTGGTTTTCTGGGATGCGCGCGAATGCGCGCCCGGCCCGCAGGCCCGGCCCAATCGTCCGTCTTCCACGATTTTGCTCGTCGTGGGCCGACGAAGGAGGCCCATCGACGGGCTCTGGATCAGCCAGACGGACTCCTACCACCCGGCCGCGTTCGGCCGATGCCCTCGCCCGGCGGGATACCACCCGGCCCGAAAGCGCCCGGCGTCAAGCTCGTTCGTCCTCGGCCGCCGCGACGGCGAGCCGGGACGGCCCGAGGGCGCCGGGCGGCCTGCGGGGCGCTCCAGCTTGACCCCGGTCGGGCCGGGTGGTCCCGATGACACGGGTCGGGCGTTCCGCCCGACGCGCAGCGGCGCCCGCCGGGCGAGGGCGCTACCGCAGCTCAGGCCGCGGGATCGGCGGCAGGCTCCAGCGGACGCGCTCCTCGTTGACGTAGTCGCGCCCACCGGTCGCTTGTAGGTAGCGGCGGTATTCACACACCTCGCACAAGCTGGTGTCCGGCTGGCCGGCCCCGCCGACCAGCAGCTTGGTCGCGGGCTGGCCGCAGTCGGCGCAGCCGCCCAAGTCGTTCTCGACCAGGGCGTGGCTGAACAGCCGGGCCTGGATCGGCTGCGGGTCGCAGTCCAGGCAGCGGCAGACGGCCAAGATCATGCCGGCGGGCACGTATCCGGTGTGGCGGCAGTGCCGGCCGTCCTGGCAGTCCAGACAGCGCAGCCGGGTCATGGCTGCTCGCCTTCGGCGCGGACGGCGCGGAGCAGCTCGTAGGCGCGGCGCTCGCTGATCCCAGCCGCAGCCGCGACCTCGCGGGCGGCCAGCCGGGTGCCGGTGGCGCGCTCGCGGGCGACCAGCTCACGGACTCGGGCACGGCTGTCGCGCTGCGGCCCGCTGCCGTTGCCGGCGGCCGAGCCGCGGTTGGGCGCGGGGAGCTGCGGGCGGAGCGCTGTGGCGTCGTCCTCGACTGCCGCACGGCTGCGACCGTCTGCGGTGCCGTGGCGGTCGACGCGGCGGGGCTCCGCGGTCGCGGTGCGATCGGTGCGGGGCAGGCCAGTGCGGGCCACGCTCATCAGCAGCTCCAGCGCCCCCAGCAGTGCGACGGGTGGCAGGGCGGCGAACAGCTGTGCGCTCATGCGGTCGGGGGCGTGGGCGACGTTCAAGGCCACGCTGACCGCGGTGGCGCAGCCGACCAGCGTCCAGGCATACCAGGGCTCTCGCCAGGAATCACCCCGCAGGTAGCGCCACAGGATGACCAGGCTGGCGGCGGTGGTGAAGGAGTCGACGAGTAGCGGTGCCGACCAGGCCA
Proteins encoded in this window:
- a CDS encoding DUF2637 domain-containing protein: MLRIPPHPADRADRTDRLLAAIRVALVAALTALVLAIAALAYVVSFEAIRAFAVETAAFPAELAWSAPLLVDSFTTAASLVILWRYLRGDSWREPWYAWTLVGCATAVSVALNVAHAPDRMSAQLFAALPPVALLGALELLMSVARTGLPRTDRTATAEPRRVDRHGTADGRSRAAVEDDATALRPQLPAPNRGSAAGNGSGPQRDSRARVRELVARERATGTRLAAREVAAAAGISERRAYELLRAVRAEGEQP